The following are encoded together in the Glycine max cultivar Williams 82 chromosome 8, Glycine_max_v4.0, whole genome shotgun sequence genome:
- the LOC100807457 gene encoding methyl-CpG-binding domain-containing protein 13, translating into MENPDVEKSEETNRQIDSNTKSNSKQQSVEKANEHPDWLPDGWNVEVRTRKSGVHMGSGYKCYIEPLKGYKFFSKPEVLRYLETVKDNSCTSKKGKKCSNMHSPKHNSCTSKKEKKCSNMHSPNDNNCTSKKEKKCTNMDSPDDNSCTLKKEKNCSNMDSPNDKSCTSKKEKNCSNLDSPNDNSCTLKEKNCGNMDSPNNNSFTPEKEKNCCNMDSPIDNSCSSKKKNCSNMDSPTDVVVEKSTVEDLPPGWVKELKIRKNSKGIRKDPFYIDPASGYVFRSKKDVLRYLESGDIRSCAFKPSRRQVQDEDNLTPPPAAKRQKLKQSAPEQQLSSATEILDKSNLELLDANSSRKGKNANVSSGMMVASVPMGESVEKMHSLEDGAANSSELKKTSDPSSSALLNESLKESEQVLSADDVQEKEHVVNMMENAIEKNHSNYSISKNRKEFNVPHRSSPRLAGSKPVQLANNVMNEQTLQVPKRNLRKSRNTLDIDISEDQTVSKEQPHQQEADKIEDKKPEIQISSNKSSKKKEYHLPRRASKRLAAIEHESMNSKAKLQQSECGPVTVLADQAPTNGKSANKRKKSEPQLGKRENEEMEDEKSESQLSFAFHYSWSDPSLEYAINTLTGVLPPAETDIPKTLVDNVTGKGATTIPETDIPKSLVDNATGKGTTTVPETDIQKTLVDNVTGRSGGSENNLLDTVAGSRDRKSQARSNKPKKKKEVKVPMRLSKRLAGLEPEVLPAERALEYSTRKSCKEEPTATATLTNGVSDHHDAGEETKLTPQASDSLKTEVLGESLNQSEKSYDAQTGHKEQLQKVEAENIGDARSEPQLPLPFGNSWSDPCLEFAIKTLTGALPVDAGDIMPALPPGFDNPPYKQLHGNVVTSINQEAHDNSNQSQNKKELNMVSQLVLRSSSTSYENAPKFTTRQSYLDQGNIIGNLNEEPRHTGNITPPVHHSRNINSLTHEEPLKQNGQVVEGGFVTTEQQLFETGTVNHDNSELQYCAPFMNSWSDPCLEFAFKTLTGVIPVEENLTLQGCFQEPVNYHERRDGGSMLPDLGSSCFSQSDFSFLHDTGVKSMPGQQPSISSSFLPLEKTSLQGFAGVDPQTQFSQCNNNFQRR; encoded by the exons ATGGAAAATCCTGACGTTGAAAAGTCTGAAGAAACCAATAGACAAATTGACAGTAACACAAAATCTAATTCTAAACAGCAG AGCGTAGAGAAAGCTAATGAACACCCTGATTGGTTACCTGATGGCTGGAACGTGGAAGTCAGAACCCGTAAAAGTGGTGTACACATGGGATCTGGATATAAG TGTTACATTGAGCCATTGAAAGGATACAAATTCTTCTCCAAACCGGAGGTATTACGATATCTCGAAACTGTAAAGGACAACAGTTGCACTTCCAAGAAGGGGAAGAAATGCAGTAACATGCATTCTCCAAAACACAACAGTTGCAcctccaagaaggagaagaaatgcAGTAACATGCATTCTCCAAACGACAACAATTGCacttccaagaaggagaagaaatgcACTAACATGGATTCTCCAGACGACAACAGTTGCACTCTCAAGAAGGAGAAGAATTGCAGTAACATGGATTCTCCAAACGACAAAAGTTGCacttccaagaaggagaagaattGCAGTAACTTGGATTCTCCAAACGATAACAGTTGCACTCTCAAGGAGAAGAATTGCGGTAACATGGATTCTCCAAACAACAACAGTTTCACTCCCGAGAAGGAGAAGAATTGCTGTAACATGGATTCTCCAATCGACAACAGTTGCTCTTCCAAGAAGAAGAATTGCAGTAACATGGATTCTCCAACCGAT GTTGTGGTTGAGAAGTCTACTGTGGAGGATTTACCACCTGGATGGGTGAAAGAATTAAAGATTAGGAAGAACAGCAAGGGCATTCGGAAAGATCCg TTTTATATAGATCCAGCGAGTGGATATGTATTCCGTTCCAAGAAGGATGTACTTCGGTATCTTGAATCTGGTGATATACGTTCATGTGCATTTAAGCCAAGTAGAAGACAAGTCCAAGATGAAGACAATTTAACT CCACCACCTGCTGCCAAGAGACAGAAACTGAAGCAGTCTGCACCCGAACAACAGCTTTCTTCAG CCACAGAAATTCTTGATAAAAGCAACTTAGAATTGCTAGATGCTAACAGCtcaaggaaagggaaaaatgCAAATGTGTCATCTGGAATGATGGTTGCTTCTGTTCCCATGGGTGAATCTGTTGAAAAGATGCATTCACTGGAGGATGGAGCTGCAAACTCTTCTGAATTGAAGAAAACATCTGACCCAAGTAGCTCAGCACTTTTGAATGAATCCTTGAAAGAATCAGAACAAGTACTTTCTGCAGATGATGTGCAAGAGAAGGAGCATGTTGTGAATATGATGGAGAATGCTATTGAAAAGAATCACAGTAACTATAGCATATCCAAAAACAGGAAGGAGTTCAATGTACCTCACCGGTCATCACCAAGACTTGCTGGAAGTAAACCTGTCCAGTTGGCCAACAATGTGATGAATGAACAGACTCTCCAGGTTCCTAAAAGAAACTTGAGGAAAAGTAGAAACACTCTAGATATTGATATTTCTGAAGACCAAACAGTTTCTAAGGAACAACCGCATCAGCAAGAAGCAGATAAAATAGAAGACAAAAAGCCAGAAATTCAAATTAGCTCAAACaaatcaagtaaaaagaaagagtACCACCTTCCTCGTCGGGCTTCAAAACGATTAGCTGCAATTGAACATGAGTCAATGAACTCCAAAGCAAAATTGCAGCAAAGTGAGTGTGGGCCAGTTACAGTGCTTGCAGATCAAGCACCAACAAATGGAAAGTCagcaaataaaaggaaaaaatcagAACCTCAGCTGGGGAAAcgtgaaaatgaagaaatggaGGATGAGAAATCAGAATCTCAGCTGTCCTTTGCATTTCACTACTCCTGGTCTGACCCAAGTTTGGAATATGCAATCAATACCCTCACTGGTGTGTTACCACCAGCTGAAACTGATATACCAAAAACTTTGGTTGACAATGTTACGGGAAAAGGCGCCACTACCATCCCTGAAACTGATATTCCAAAATCTTTGGTTGACAATGCTACAGGAAAAGGCACCACTACAGTCCCTGAAACTGATATTCAAAAAACTTTGGTTGACAATGTTACAGGAAGAAGCGGAGGCAGTGAAAACAATTTGCTTGACACTGTTGCAGGAAGCAGGGACAGAAAATCCCAGGCACGTTCAAATAAacccaagaaaaagaaagaggtcAAAGTACCTATGCGATTATCAAAGCGACTTGCTGGCCTTGAACCTGAGGTACTGCCTGCTGAAAGAGCTCTTGAATATTCGACTAGAAAATCATGCAAAGAAGAACCAACTGCAACTGCTACTTTAACTAATGGAGTGTCTGACCATCACGATGCTGGGGAAGAAACCAAGCTTACTCCTCAAGCTTCTGACAGTTTGAAAACAGAAGTACTAGGAGAATCATTAAACCAGAGTGAGAAGTCATATGATGCCCAAACTGGTCACAAGGAACAATTGCAGAAAGTTGAAGCTGAAAATATTGGGGATGCAAGATCAGAGCCACAGCTCCCCTTACCGTTTGGGAACTCTTGGTCAGATCCATGCCTAGAATTTGCAATCAAGACTCTCACTGGTGCTTTGCCAGTTGATGCTGGTGACATTATGCCCGCTTTGCCTCCTGGCTTTGATAATCCGCCATATAAGCAATTGCATGGGAATGTGGTGACAAGCATTAATCAAGAAGCTCACGATAACTCAAACCAATCACAGAACAAGAAAGAGCTTAATATGGTTAGCCAGCTTGTGTTGAGGTCCAGTTCCACCTCTTATGAAAATGCTCCCAAATTTACAACTAGACAGTCTTATCTTGATCAAGGCAACATAATAGGGAATTTGAATGAAGAACCCCGTCACACTGGAAACATAACACCTCCTGTGCATCATTCTAGGAATATAAACTCACTAACACATGAAGAGCCATTAAAGCAAAATGGACAGGTTGTCGAGGGTGGATTTGTTACAACGGAGCAACAACTATTTGAAACTGGAACGGTAAACCATGATAATTCTGAATTACAGTACTGTGCTCCGTTTATGAATTCTTGGTCAGACCCATGCCTAGAATTTGCATTTAAGACTCTTACAGGCGTGATACCAGTAGAGGAAAATTTAACACTTCAAGGATGTTTCCAGGAACCTGTTAACTATCATGAACGAAGGGATGGTGGCTCAATGTTGCCAGATTTAGGATCTTCCTGCTTTTCTCAAAGTGATTTTTCGTTTCTCCATGATACAGGGGTTAAGTCCATGCCGGGGCAGCAGCCATCAATAAGTTCTTCATTCCTACCGTTGGAAAAAACGAGCCTGCAAGGTTTCGCTGGCGTTGATCCTCAAACACAGTTTTCTCAGTGCAACAATAATTTTCAAAGAAGGTAA
- the LOC100793998 gene encoding general transcription factor IIE subunit 2, translating into MALQERLDKFKKQQEKCQTTLSTIAATKAAAATQKSATHASANGRNAAPAVKFSNDTERLQHINSIRKAPVGAQMKRVIDLLLETRQAFTPEQINEACYVDMKANKDVFENLRKNPKVNYDGQRLSYKSKYGIKDKTELLQLVRKYPEGLAVIDLKDAYPTVMEDLQAMKAAGQIWLLSNFDSQEDIAYPNDPKVHIKVDDDLKHLFRSIELPRDMIDIEKDLQKNGMKPATNTAQRRSAAQIQGISSKPKPKKKKSEISKRTKLTNAHLPELFQNLNSS; encoded by the exons aTGGCGTTGCAGGAGAGGCTAGACAAGTTCAAGAAACAGCAAGAGAAGTGCCAAACGACACTTTCGACCATTGCAGCTACCAAGGCCGCCGCGGCAACCCAAAAGTCCGCCACACATGCCTCGGCAAATGGAAGAAACGCTGCCCCTGCGGTTAAGTTTTCCAACGACACCGAGAGGCTTCAGCATATTAATAGCATTCGCAAGGCCCCTGTGGGTGCTCAGATGAAGCGTGTTATTGATCTTCTTCTAGAG ACACGACAAGCTTTTACACCGGAGCAGATAAATGAGGCATGCTATGTCGACATGAAGGCTAACAAAGATGTCTTTGAGAATCTGAGGAAAAACCCAAAAGTGAACTATGATGGGCAACGATTATCTTACAAG TCAAAGTATGGTATTAAGGACAAAACAGAGCTTCTTCAACTGGTACGAAAGTATCCCGAGGGCCTTGCTGTTATTGATCTCAAGGATGCTTACCCCACTGTGATGGAAGATTTGCAG GCTATGAAAGCTGCAGGGCAGATTTGGCTTCTGTCCAACTTCGATTCACAGGAAGACATTGCCTACCCTAACGACCCCAAAGTACACATTAAGGTGGATGATGACCTAAAACATCTTTTCCGCAGTATTGAATTGCCTCGTGATATGATTGATATAGAGAAGGATCTTCAAAAGAATGGAATGAAGCCCGCTACCAACACTGCACAGAGGAGGAGTGCAGCTCAAATTCAAGGCATTTCTTCCAAGCCAAAgcctaagaagaagaagagtgaaATCAGCAAGAGAACGAAGCTTACCAATGCTCATCTTCCAGAGCTCTTTCAGAATTTAAACAGTTCCTGA
- the LOC100806391 gene encoding elicitor-responsive protein 3, protein MPQGSLEVFLVNAKGLENTDYLCNMDPYVILICRTQEQKSSVASGQGSEPEWNEAFVFNVSEGVSDLRLKIMDSDSTTAHDLVGEATIPLDGLFIEGNIPPTSYNVVKDGHYCGEIRIGLTFTPQDRSERCPEENFGGWKESGYRD, encoded by the exons ATGCCTCAGGGAAGCCTCGAAGTTTTTCTTGTTAACGCCAAAGGCCTTGAAAACACTGATTATCTTT GTAACATGGACCCTTATGTGATCCTCATATGTCGCACTCAGGAGCAAAAAAGCAGTGTTGCATCAG GTCAGGGAAGTGAGCCAGAATGGAACGAGGCTTTTGTATTCAACGTGTCTGAAGGCGTTTCCGATCTGAGATTGAAGATCATGGACAGTGATTCCACCACGGCTCATGATCTCGTTGGAGAAGCTAC CATTCCACTGGATGGATTGTTTATCGAAGGAAATATCCCACCAACTTCATACAATGTTGTCAAGGATGGCCACTATTGTGGGGAGATTAGAATCGGCCTCACTTTTACTCCTCAG GATCGCAGTGAACGCTGCCCAGAGGAAAATTTTGGGGGATGGAAGGAGTCTGGTTACAGAGACTGA